In Planctomycetaceae bacterium, a single genomic region encodes these proteins:
- a CDS encoding RtcB family protein, protein MAKQFEGKLERLDGNRWRIPRDASRGMRVDGIIYSSDELIGDVVAGGGLDQVANVATLPGIVAASLAMPDIHWGYGFCIGGVAAMDIDAGGVISPGGVGYDINCGVRLLTSDLTADDVRPRMEALTNQVFRDVPCGVGVGGPYTFSGGEISRLLNEGMKYLHHRGLASDDDLAATESAGSIEGADVSAVSMEARKRGGDQCGTLGSGNHFAEIQYVDQVYDAPAAAALGLEQGRVTVMIHSGSRGLGHQVCGDYLKTMQSAPKRYGIDLPDRQLVCAPFDAPEAQQYLAAMRAAANFAWCNRQLLAEQIRKAFSHFFGKSAAQLGMAQVYDVAHNIAKVESYEVGGKVRRLCVHRKGATRAFGPGSPDLPDRYRHLGQPVLIPGDMGRASHVLLGTAAAMEQTFGSTCHGAGRVLSRGEAIRKSAGRRIDKELAAMGVIAKSRSREGLAEEQPAAYKDVDDVVNCVAAAGISHKVARLRPMGVIKG, encoded by the coding sequence ATGGCCAAGCAATTTGAAGGCAAGCTGGAGCGGCTGGATGGGAATCGCTGGCGGATTCCGCGCGACGCCTCGCGGGGGATGCGCGTGGACGGGATTATCTATTCCAGCGACGAACTGATCGGCGACGTCGTCGCCGGCGGCGGGCTGGACCAGGTGGCTAACGTCGCCACGCTGCCGGGGATCGTCGCCGCCTCGCTGGCCATGCCGGATATTCACTGGGGCTACGGGTTCTGCATCGGCGGGGTGGCCGCCATGGACATCGACGCCGGCGGCGTCATCTCCCCCGGCGGCGTCGGCTACGACATCAACTGCGGCGTGCGGCTGCTGACGAGCGATCTGACCGCCGACGACGTGCGGCCGCGGATGGAGGCGCTGACCAACCAGGTCTTTCGCGACGTGCCCTGCGGCGTGGGCGTCGGCGGGCCGTACACCTTCTCCGGCGGCGAGATCAGCCGCCTCCTGAACGAAGGCATGAAGTATCTGCACCACCGCGGCCTGGCCAGTGACGACGACCTGGCGGCTACCGAATCGGCGGGAAGCATCGAGGGCGCTGACGTGTCGGCGGTAAGCATGGAAGCCCGCAAGCGCGGCGGCGATCAGTGCGGCACGCTGGGCTCGGGCAACCACTTCGCCGAGATTCAGTACGTCGATCAGGTTTACGACGCCCCAGCCGCCGCGGCGCTGGGGCTTGAGCAAGGGCGCGTGACGGTGATGATCCACAGCGGCTCGCGCGGGCTGGGGCACCAGGTCTGCGGCGACTATCTCAAGACCATGCAGAGCGCCCCCAAGCGATACGGGATCGACCTGCCCGACCGCCAGCTCGTCTGCGCGCCCTTCGACGCCCCCGAGGCGCAGCAGTACCTGGCGGCGATGCGGGCGGCGGCAAACTTCGCCTGGTGCAACCGGCAGTTGCTGGCCGAGCAGATCCGCAAGGCGTTCTCGCATTTCTTCGGCAAGAGTGCGGCGCAGCTTGGCATGGCTCAGGTGTACGACGTGGCGCACAATATCGCCAAGGTCGAAAGCTACGAGGTCGGCGGCAAGGTGCGGCGCCTGTGCGTACACCGCAAGGGGGCCACGCGGGCGTTCGGGCCAGGCAGCCCCGACCTGCCGGACCGGTACCGCCACCTGGGCCAGCCGGTGCTGATCCCCGGCGACATGGGGCGGGCCTCCCACGTCCTGCTGGGCACTGCCGCGGCGATGGAGCAAACTTTCGGCAGCACCTGCCACGGCGCGGGGCGCGTGCTCAGCCGCGGCGAGGCCATCCGCAAGTCCGCCGGGCGGCGCATCGACAAGGAACTGGCCGCCATGGGCGTGATCGCCAAGTCCCGCAGCCGCGAAGGCCTGGCCGAGGAACAGCCCGCCGCGTACAAGGACGTGGACGACGTGGTCAACTGCGTCGCGGCGGCGGGAATCAGCCACAAGGTCGCGCGCCTGCGCCCGATGGGCGTGATTAAAGGGTGA
- a CDS encoding glutamine synthetase III codes for MKKEIIQAIAESTTVGGGIDYTCKAVKEVYGEHVFNERVQRERLPQQVFKTLQKTIGAGQELDRAIADAVAVAMKDWAIEHGATHFCHWFQPMTGQTAEKHDSFISPTAEGGALAEFSGKELVRGEPDASSFPSGGLRATFEARGYTAWDPSSPAFILDNPNGATLVIPTMFVSWTGEALDKKTPLLRSMEALNKQALRLLRLFGNTKSKRVYTTVGAEQEYFLIDKRFYFARPDLVSTGRTLFGARPPKGQELEDQYFGAIAERVLAIMAEMEYELMRLGVPIKTRHNEVAPAQYEIAPIFEQANLATDHQMLVMETLKKVAARYGMACLLHEKPFAGINGSGKHNNWSMSTDDGENLLNPGDTPHANAQFLVFCAAVIRAVYRHGGLLRMSVAGASNDHRLGANEAPPAIISVFLGEQLTDVYHQLEDGSAKSSKNGGNIEIGVSMLPKLPRDAGDRNRTSPFAFTGNKFEFRAVGSSQSVAGPNTVLNTIVAESLDYVCGMLEEATKGSDFNAAVQKVLPQLVREFKPVLFEGDNYSAAWHTEAEKRGLPNLRNTVDALALITGKTCVELFGKYHVYSARELHSRQEILLERYIKDINIEALMASQIAHTMILPACLRYQGEVAAAMQSAAACGAQCPEQKKMLTTLMEAIATLTKTAATLDDVIAKQPHAAAMEHATYQRDVMIPAMAAVREAADKLELMVSDDQWPLPKYRDMLFIR; via the coding sequence ATGAAGAAAGAGATTATCCAGGCGATTGCAGAGTCCACCACTGTCGGCGGCGGGATCGATTACACGTGCAAGGCCGTCAAGGAAGTCTACGGCGAGCACGTCTTCAATGAGCGCGTCCAGCGCGAGCGCCTGCCCCAGCAGGTCTTCAAGACGCTCCAGAAGACCATCGGCGCCGGACAGGAGCTCGACAGAGCCATCGCCGACGCCGTCGCCGTGGCCATGAAAGACTGGGCCATCGAACACGGCGCCACGCACTTCTGCCACTGGTTCCAGCCGATGACCGGACAGACCGCCGAGAAGCATGACAGCTTCATCTCCCCCACAGCCGAAGGCGGCGCTCTGGCGGAGTTCAGCGGCAAGGAACTCGTCCGCGGCGAACCCGACGCCAGCAGCTTCCCCTCCGGCGGACTGCGGGCGACCTTCGAGGCCCGCGGCTACACCGCCTGGGACCCCAGCAGCCCCGCGTTCATCCTCGACAACCCCAACGGCGCCACGCTGGTCATCCCCACCATGTTCGTCAGTTGGACCGGCGAAGCCCTGGACAAGAAGACCCCCCTGCTGCGATCGATGGAAGCCCTCAACAAGCAGGCCCTGCGCCTGCTGAGGCTCTTCGGAAACACCAAGAGCAAACGCGTCTACACCACCGTCGGCGCCGAGCAGGAATACTTCCTCATCGACAAGCGATTCTACTTCGCCCGACCGGACCTCGTCAGCACCGGCCGAACCCTCTTCGGCGCCCGCCCGCCCAAGGGGCAGGAGCTTGAGGACCAGTACTTCGGCGCCATCGCCGAGCGCGTGCTGGCGATCATGGCCGAGATGGAATACGAGCTCATGCGCCTGGGCGTGCCGATCAAGACCCGCCACAACGAAGTGGCCCCGGCACAGTACGAGATCGCCCCGATCTTCGAGCAGGCCAACCTCGCCACCGACCACCAGATGCTCGTGATGGAGACGCTCAAGAAGGTCGCCGCCCGCTACGGCATGGCCTGCCTGCTGCACGAGAAACCCTTCGCCGGGATCAACGGCAGCGGCAAGCACAACAACTGGTCAATGTCCACCGACGACGGCGAGAACCTCCTCAACCCCGGCGACACCCCGCACGCCAACGCGCAGTTCCTGGTGTTCTGTGCGGCCGTCATCCGCGCCGTGTACCGACACGGCGGGCTGCTGCGCATGAGCGTGGCCGGCGCCAGCAACGACCATCGCCTCGGCGCCAACGAGGCCCCGCCGGCGATCATCAGCGTCTTCCTGGGCGAGCAGCTCACCGACGTGTACCACCAGCTTGAGGACGGCTCGGCCAAGAGCTCCAAGAACGGCGGCAACATCGAGATCGGCGTGAGCATGCTGCCCAAGCTGCCCCGCGACGCCGGCGACCGCAACCGCACCAGCCCGTTCGCCTTCACCGGCAACAAGTTCGAGTTCCGCGCCGTCGGATCGAGCCAGTCCGTCGCCGGACCCAACACGGTGCTCAACACCATCGTCGCCGAGTCGCTGGATTATGTCTGCGGCATGCTGGAAGAGGCGACCAAGGGCAGCGACTTCAACGCCGCCGTCCAGAAGGTGCTCCCGCAGCTCGTCCGCGAGTTCAAGCCCGTGCTGTTCGAGGGCGACAACTACAGCGCGGCCTGGCACACCGAGGCCGAGAAACGCGGCCTGCCCAACCTGCGAAACACCGTCGACGCCCTGGCCCTGATCACCGGCAAGACCTGCGTCGAGCTCTTCGGAAAGTACCACGTGTACTCCGCCCGCGAGCTGCACAGCCGCCAGGAAATCCTCCTCGAACGCTACATCAAGGACATCAACATCGAGGCCCTGATGGCTTCGCAGATCGCCCACACGATGATCCTGCCGGCCTGCCTGCGTTACCAGGGCGAAGTCGCCGCCGCGATGCAGTCGGCCGCCGCCTGCGGCGCCCAGTGCCCCGAGCAGAAGAAGATGCTCACCACGCTGATGGAAGCCATCGCCACCTTGACCAAGACCGCCGCCACGCTCGACGACGTCATCGCCAAGCAGCCCCACGCCGCCGCCATGGAACATGCCACCTATCAACGCGACGTGATGATCCCGGCAATGGCCGCCGTCCGAGAGGCCGCCGACAAACTCGAACTGATGGTCAGCGACGACCAGTGGCCCCTGCCCAAGTACCGAGACATGCTGTTCATCCGGTAG
- a CDS encoding tetratricopeptide repeat-containing protein produces MKYWVASAVIALAMAASCTDQQAQQLSQLDVQADAFYQQRKYAQALPLYQQALSIREKSLGTGHPDVARSLISLADLYRDDGKYDTAEPLYKRALAIRERALGGDHPDVATSLKNLATLYYVQAQYDMAEPLLRRSLAIREKALGASHPDVADSLVSLAMLSDSRSQYAQSKSFCERAVAIREKTFGPDHPDTLYSQDRLGSICRNIGDCDKAETLYQKSLTSREKTLGPENPEVARSLIMLAELYRGQNQFAAAAATYQRALAIREKAWSPDDRRLVYNLDALAVMYEKVGDKSRSQVCRARAHSSSQRQ; encoded by the coding sequence ATGAAATACTGGGTGGCATCAGCCGTGATTGCCTTGGCGATGGCGGCATCGTGTACAGACCAGCAGGCACAGCAGCTATCCCAACTCGACGTGCAGGCCGACGCTTTCTATCAGCAGCGAAAGTATGCTCAAGCCCTACCGCTCTACCAGCAGGCACTGTCGATCAGGGAAAAGTCGCTGGGCACCGGACACCCGGATGTGGCGCGGTCTCTCATCAGTCTTGCCGATCTCTATCGCGACGATGGCAAGTACGATACGGCCGAACCGCTCTACAAGCGGGCGCTGGCGATCCGCGAAAGGGCCCTGGGAGGCGATCACCCCGACGTGGCGACGTCGCTAAAGAACCTTGCCACACTCTATTACGTCCAAGCGCAATATGATATGGCCGAGCCACTCTTGAGGCGGTCCCTGGCGATTCGGGAGAAAGCCCTGGGTGCCAGCCACCCTGATGTGGCGGACTCCCTTGTGTCCCTGGCGATGCTCTCGGACTCCAGGAGCCAGTATGCCCAGTCGAAGTCATTCTGCGAGCGAGCCGTGGCGATCCGGGAGAAGACCTTTGGCCCCGACCACCCCGACACGCTCTACAGCCAGGACAGGCTTGGTTCGATTTGCCGCAATATAGGCGACTGCGACAAAGCCGAAACGCTCTACCAGAAATCCTTGACCTCGCGTGAGAAAACATTGGGCCCTGAAAATCCGGAGGTCGCAAGAAGCCTGATCATGCTGGCGGAACTCTACCGTGGGCAAAACCAGTTTGCGGCGGCTGCGGCAACGTATCAACGGGCGTTGGCTATCCGGGAGAAAGCATGGAGCCCCGACGATCGGCGCCTTGTATATAACCTTGATGCACTCGCCGTCATGTATGAGAAGGTTGGCGACAAATCCAGGTCGCAGGTGTGCAGAGCACGTGCTCATTCATCCAGTCAGCGGCAATGA
- a CDS encoding sulfite exporter TauE/SafE family protein, with protein MEYVYLLALGVGVGTFGTLIGAGGGFILMPILLLMYPSRAPTTLTAISLAMVFFNASSGSYSYARMKRIDFKSGLLFLVTGVPGAAAGAYLVRYIPRHVFEFVFGMLLLGVASYIFIKTFDGAPRSHGRWATFKRTIIDAQGVHHEYAFSLALGMAISFGVGLASSILGIGGGIIHVPAMVNLLDFPVHIATATSHFILAAMTLVGTLVHVIDGSLGRAELPELIMLGGGAIAGAQVGAALSRRVHGRWIMRSLAGALGLVSIRILIPGTTALFFSH; from the coding sequence ATGGAATATGTTTACCTGCTTGCGTTGGGCGTGGGGGTGGGCACTTTCGGCACGCTCATCGGGGCCGGCGGCGGATTTATTCTGATGCCGATTCTGCTGCTGATGTACCCCAGTCGCGCGCCGACGACGCTGACGGCGATCTCGCTGGCGATGGTCTTTTTCAACGCCAGCAGCGGGTCGTACTCGTACGCGCGGATGAAGCGCATTGATTTCAAAAGCGGTCTGCTGTTTCTGGTGACGGGCGTTCCCGGCGCGGCGGCGGGGGCATACCTGGTTCGATATATTCCGCGACACGTGTTCGAGTTCGTGTTTGGCATGTTGCTGCTGGGCGTGGCGAGTTATATCTTCATCAAGACCTTCGACGGCGCCCCTCGCAGCCACGGTCGCTGGGCCACATTCAAGCGGACGATCATTGACGCGCAGGGAGTTCATCACGAATACGCCTTCAGTCTCGCGCTGGGCATGGCGATTAGTTTCGGCGTGGGGCTGGCGTCGAGCATTCTGGGCATCGGTGGGGGGATCATCCACGTGCCGGCAATGGTGAACTTGCTCGACTTCCCCGTGCATATTGCCACGGCGACCAGTCACTTCATCCTGGCGGCCATGACGCTGGTGGGAACGCTGGTGCATGTGATCGATGGATCGCTGGGCCGGGCCGAACTGCCGGAATTGATCATGCTCGGCGGCGGCGCCATCGCCGGCGCGCAGGTCGGGGCCGCGCTCTCGCGGCGCGTCCACGGGCGGTGGATCATGCGAAGTCTGGCCGGGGCTCTCGGGCTCGTCAGCATCCGCATCCTGATTCCCGGAACCACCGCGCTGTTCTTTAGCCACTAG
- a CDS encoding deoxyribonuclease IV, which yields MLLGSHLSIAGGIERPLAAAADYGFNTVAMFLRSNMQWRAAPLDDEAVAIFRRTRKALGIGPVVAHGMYLTNLAGQTEVREKSLAVIANEVERCRRLGVEYLVIHPGSREDVGEGIAMIADGLDAILAEPRGPKVLLETTAGAGFTIGRRFEHLAAIMTAARCRPRLGVCLDTCHIFAAGYDIRTPETYAATMREFDRAIGLRHLRAIHLNDSKKGLGSGVDRHEHIGRGKLGLDAFRNLLNDRRLAKVPMILETPKEKDEHGRDWDLVNAEVLRSLEQPTTETRSSLR from the coding sequence ATGCTTCTGGGCAGTCATCTGAGTATCGCCGGCGGAATCGAGCGCCCGCTGGCGGCGGCGGCCGACTACGGCTTCAACACCGTCGCCATGTTCCTGCGCAGCAATATGCAGTGGCGGGCGGCGCCGCTGGACGACGAGGCCGTCGCGATCTTTCGCCGCACGCGAAAGGCCCTGGGCATCGGACCGGTCGTCGCGCACGGGATGTACCTGACGAACCTCGCCGGACAGACCGAGGTGCGCGAGAAATCGCTGGCCGTCATCGCCAACGAAGTCGAGCGCTGCAGGCGCCTGGGCGTCGAGTACCTGGTGATCCACCCCGGCTCGCGAGAGGACGTGGGCGAGGGCATCGCGATGATCGCCGACGGGCTCGACGCGATCCTCGCCGAGCCGCGCGGGCCCAAGGTGCTGCTGGAAACCACCGCCGGGGCGGGCTTCACCATCGGGCGGCGGTTCGAGCACCTGGCGGCGATCATGACGGCCGCCCGCTGCCGCCCGCGCCTGGGCGTATGCCTGGACACCTGTCACATTTTTGCCGCCGGGTACGACATCCGCACGCCGGAAACCTACGCGGCGACGATGAGGGAATTCGACCGCGCGATCGGCCTGCGGCATCTGCGGGCGATTCATCTCAACGACTCGAAGAAGGGCCTGGGCAGCGGCGTCGACCGCCACGAGCACATCGGCCGCGGCAAACTCGGCCTCGATGCGTTCAGAAACTTGCTGAACGACCGCCGCCTGGCAAAGGTGCCGATGATCCTCGAAACGCCCAAAGAGAAAGACGAGCACGGCCGCGACTGGGACCTGGTCAACGCCGAAGTGTTGCGGTCGCTGGAACAACCTACCACAGAGACACGGAGTTCACTGAGGTAG
- the rsgA gene encoding ribosome small subunit-dependent GTPase A, which translates to MAKYKGKSQRRMKGWHQRVVSGGEADDTTDSRRLGFGRREVKLPPARLEAPQQNLDDLPKTEGMVVGFYPGGILVRSLQGTLQCMVAKTFRALGGTSALTIGDNVTVAIVPHDQDATKADKARADGMIVARDKRTSVLARPAPRSAKRNDPYAEEAFEKVLAANIDLLVVVVATKKPALRRGLLDRFLIIADRGGLDPVLVVNKLDLGEPNLEVLADLEHLDLPMAFCSAETGQGLDDLREILAGRRSVLAGASGVGKTSLINAIIPGAQGLTREIRAKDNRGRHTTTAAVLYDLPDGGLIIDTPGIRELSLPLSAQDLPWYFPEFEQIAPQCKFNDCTHTHEPGCAVQKAVEEGQIPAGRYESYIRMLETIER; encoded by the coding sequence ATGGCTAAATACAAAGGCAAATCGCAGCGCCGCATGAAAGGCTGGCACCAGCGCGTCGTCTCCGGCGGCGAGGCCGACGATACCACCGACAGCCGCCGCCTGGGCTTTGGCCGGCGCGAGGTCAAGCTGCCGCCCGCGCGCCTGGAGGCGCCCCAGCAGAACCTCGACGACCTGCCCAAGACCGAGGGCATGGTCGTGGGCTTCTATCCCGGCGGCATCCTCGTGCGGAGCCTGCAGGGCACGTTGCAGTGCATGGTGGCTAAAACCTTCCGCGCCCTGGGAGGCACCAGCGCCCTGACCATCGGAGACAACGTCACCGTCGCCATCGTCCCCCACGATCAGGACGCCACCAAGGCCGACAAGGCCCGCGCCGACGGCATGATCGTCGCCCGCGACAAACGCACCAGCGTGCTGGCCCGGCCCGCCCCCCGCAGCGCCAAACGCAACGACCCCTACGCCGAAGAGGCCTTCGAAAAAGTGCTCGCCGCCAATATCGATCTGCTGGTCGTCGTCGTGGCGACCAAGAAGCCCGCCCTGCGCCGCGGCCTGCTCGACCGTTTCCTCATCATCGCCGACCGCGGCGGTCTCGATCCGGTCCTGGTCGTCAACAAGCTCGACCTGGGCGAGCCCAACCTCGAAGTGCTCGCCGACCTGGAGCACCTCGACCTGCCCATGGCCTTCTGCTCGGCCGAGACCGGCCAGGGGCTCGACGATCTGCGCGAGATCCTCGCCGGGCGGCGCTCGGTGCTGGCCGGGGCATCCGGCGTCGGAAAGACCTCCCTCATCAACGCCATCATCCCCGGCGCGCAGGGCCTGACGCGCGAGATTCGCGCCAAGGACAACCGCGGCCGCCACACCACCACCGCCGCGGTGCTGTACGACCTGCCCGACGGCGGGTTGATCATCGACACGCCGGGCATCCGCGAGCTGTCGCTGCCGCTGAGCGCCCAGGACCTGCCCTGGTATTTCCCCGAGTTCGAACAGATCGCCCCGCAGTGCAAGTTCAACGACTGCACCCACACGCATGAGCCCGGCTGCGCCGTGCAGAAAGCCGTCGAGGAAGGCCAGATTCCCGCCGGGCGATATGAGAGCTATATCCGGATGCTGGAGACCATCGAAAGATAG
- a CDS encoding archease, whose translation MKYCETFEHTADVGLRASADTLGELFEAFAEGLADFICRREQVRTKETFTIEARADDIEALAVEFLWKIMDTIQTDHKAVAAVRVMKIEPNFVHAQVDCEPLNPARHETGTEVKAVTYHMLEIREADGHWEGQVLLDI comes from the coding sequence ATGAAGTACTGCGAAACATTCGAGCACACGGCCGACGTGGGTCTGCGGGCCTCGGCCGACACGCTGGGCGAACTCTTCGAGGCCTTCGCCGAAGGCCTGGCGGATTTCATTTGCCGGCGCGAGCAGGTGCGAACGAAAGAGACCTTCACGATCGAAGCGCGGGCCGATGATATCGAGGCCCTGGCTGTCGAGTTTCTCTGGAAGATCATGGACACGATCCAGACCGACCACAAGGCCGTCGCGGCGGTGCGCGTGATGAAGATCGAGCCCAACTTCGTACACGCCCAGGTCGACTGCGAACCGCTCAACCCCGCCCGCCACGAGACCGGCACGGAAGTCAAAGCCGTCACGTACCACATGCTCGAGATTCGCGAAGCCGACGGGCACTGGGAAGGGCAGGTGCTGTTGGATATTTAA
- a CDS encoding BNR-4 repeat-containing protein has product MRRCVLAAAAVLAAAQGLAAQEPLTPQAVLAVMKRSADWQLAHSPKHSPTDWTHGAYYAGMIALAGVADTPKYHDAMMQIGRRGGWKLGRRAYHADDHCVGAAWCELYLRHKDAAMVAPLLERLDAILAKPSAAKLDFKSPGNQDRWSWCDALFMAPPVWAAASKATGNAKYLEFMDKEWWATTEFLYDKAEHLYFRDSTYFKRRESNGRKIFWGRGNGWAIAGLARVLQQLPADYAGRPRYEVLFKEMAAKVLSLQQGDGLWRASLLDPAGYPLKETSGSGFFCFALVWGINNGLLDRATYEPAVRKAWAALAGCVDAEGKLTHVQPIGADPKKFDPASTEVYGVGALLLAGSEMYHLLGGATPASQPATATANEGAMAAVSQPPCTHDASLDVAEVCSEFPVRFCLLTHGRRQYVAYYDAQRRMTVAARDLDSRTWRYQVLPQKVGWDSHNYITMTVDDDGQIHLAGNMHCVPLIYFRTSKPGDIATFKQVPEMTGKNESRCTYPRFMRGPDGQLIFHYRDGGSGNGNEIYNVYDCAKKRWKRMLDTPLLDGRGKMNAYSGLTRGPDGLFHLWWVWRDSPDCATNHDPSYARSRDLIHWETADGKALTLPITLAAKGTVIDPIPVKGGIINGGLSLGFDSEKRPVAAYHKFDADGKTQAYVARFEEGRWRPRQVSAWEHRWQFSGGGSIGAKIRLGGPRPLGEGKLGLSYSHWKHGSGVLVIDEQTLKPLGVQKDAASRPSYPAQWAKPQSTFPDMTVQWFGDIGHALGGRYVLRWETLPPNRDRPRSGPLPKPTMLRVLKL; this is encoded by the coding sequence ATGAGAAGATGCGTGCTTGCAGCGGCGGCCGTGCTGGCCGCGGCGCAGGGTCTGGCTGCCCAGGAGCCCCTGACGCCTCAGGCGGTGCTGGCGGTGATGAAGCGATCGGCCGACTGGCAGTTGGCCCATTCGCCAAAACACTCCCCGACCGACTGGACGCACGGGGCGTACTACGCCGGGATGATCGCCTTGGCGGGCGTGGCCGATACGCCCAAATATCACGACGCGATGATGCAGATCGGCCGCCGCGGCGGATGGAAGTTGGGGCGGCGGGCGTACCACGCCGACGACCACTGCGTCGGCGCCGCCTGGTGCGAGTTGTACCTGCGGCACAAGGACGCGGCGATGGTCGCTCCGCTGCTCGAGCGGCTTGATGCGATCCTGGCCAAGCCCTCGGCCGCCAAGCTTGACTTCAAGAGCCCCGGCAACCAGGATCGCTGGTCGTGGTGCGACGCGTTGTTCATGGCCCCGCCCGTCTGGGCGGCTGCGAGCAAGGCCACCGGCAACGCGAAGTATCTTGAGTTCATGGACAAGGAGTGGTGGGCGACGACGGAGTTTCTCTACGACAAGGCCGAGCACCTGTATTTCCGCGACAGCACGTATTTCAAGCGGCGCGAGAGCAATGGGCGCAAGATCTTCTGGGGCCGCGGCAACGGCTGGGCCATCGCCGGTCTGGCGAGGGTGCTCCAGCAGCTTCCGGCTGACTACGCCGGCCGACCGCGGTACGAGGTGCTCTTCAAGGAGATGGCCGCCAAGGTGCTGTCGCTTCAGCAGGGCGACGGGCTCTGGCGGGCGAGCCTGCTGGACCCGGCGGGCTACCCGCTCAAAGAGACCAGCGGCTCAGGGTTCTTCTGCTTCGCCCTGGTCTGGGGCATCAACAACGGCCTGCTCGACCGCGCGACATACGAACCGGCCGTGCGCAAGGCCTGGGCCGCCCTGGCCGGCTGCGTCGACGCCGAGGGCAAGCTCACGCACGTCCAGCCCATCGGCGCCGACCCCAAGAAGTTCGACCCCGCCTCGACGGAGGTCTACGGTGTCGGGGCGCTGCTGCTGGCAGGCAGCGAGATGTACCACCTGCTCGGCGGCGCAACCCCCGCTTCGCAGCCGGCGACGGCGACGGCAAATGAGGGTGCCATGGCGGCCGTTTCTCAGCCGCCATGTACCCACGATGCCTCGCTGGACGTGGCGGAAGTCTGCTCGGAGTTCCCCGTGCGGTTCTGCCTGCTGACGCACGGGCGGCGGCAGTACGTCGCCTATTACGACGCCCAGCGCCGCATGACGGTGGCCGCCCGCGACCTGGACAGCCGCACCTGGCGGTACCAAGTGCTGCCCCAGAAAGTCGGGTGGGACAGTCACAACTACATCACGATGACCGTCGATGATGACGGCCAGATTCACCTGGCCGGCAACATGCATTGCGTGCCCCTGATCTACTTCCGCACGAGCAAACCCGGCGACATCGCCACGTTCAAGCAGGTGCCGGAGATGACCGGCAAGAACGAGAGCCGCTGCACGTATCCGCGGTTCATGCGCGGGCCCGACGGGCAACTGATCTTCCATTACCGCGACGGTGGCAGCGGCAACGGCAACGAAATCTACAACGTCTACGACTGCGCGAAGAAGCGGTGGAAACGGATGCTCGACACGCCGCTGCTGGACGGGCGGGGTAAAATGAACGCCTACTCGGGCCTGACCCGCGGGCCCGACGGGCTGTTCCATCTCTGGTGGGTCTGGCGCGACAGCCCCGACTGCGCGACCAACCACGACCCCTCCTATGCCCGCAGCCGCGACCTGATTCACTGGGAAACCGCCGACGGCAAGGCGCTCACGCTGCCGATCACCCTCGCCGCCAAAGGCACTGTGATCGACCCGATCCCTGTCAAAGGCGGCATCATTAATGGGGGGCTGAGCCTCGGGTTCGACAGCGAGAAGCGGCCGGTGGCGGCGTACCACAAGTTCGACGCCGACGGTAAGACGCAGGCGTATGTCGCGCGGTTCGAGGAGGGGCGATGGCGGCCGCGGCAGGTTTCGGCCTGGGAGCACCGCTGGCAGTTCAGCGGCGGCGGGAGCATTGGGGCGAAAATCCGCTTGGGAGGCCCGAGGCCACTCGGCGAAGGCAAGCTGGGCCTGTCGTATTCGCACTGGAAACACGGCAGCGGCGTGCTGGTGATCGACGAGCAAACGCTCAAGCCGCTGGGTGTGCAGAAGGATGCCGCGAGCCGGCCCTCATATCCAGCCCAGTGGGCCAAGCCGCAGTCGACGTTCCCCGACATGACGGTGCAGTGGTTCGGCGACATCGGCCACGCACTCGGCGGCCGCTACGTCCTGCGATGGGAAACCTTGCCGCCCAACCGCGACCGCCCGCGCAGCGGCCCGCTGCCCAAGCCGACCATGCTGCGGGTGCTCAAGCTATAG